The following are encoded in a window of Armatimonadota bacterium genomic DNA:
- a CDS encoding co-chaperone GroES, giving the protein MKIQPLHDRLVVEASDKEEVSAGGIILPNAAQEKPMRGKVLAVGPGKQLDSGALAPIDVKKGETVLYGKYGGTEVTVDGKDYVILRADDILGIVEPAKKKAKAGAR; this is encoded by the coding sequence ATGAAGATTCAACCTTTACACGACCGACTCGTCGTCGAGGCCTCGGACAAAGAAGAGGTCAGCGCTGGCGGGATCATCCTGCCCAACGCGGCGCAAGAGAAGCCGATGCGCGGCAAGGTGCTCGCGGTCGGGCCTGGAAAACAGCTCGACAGCGGCGCGCTTGCACCGATCGACGTCAAGAAAGGCGAAACGGTTCTATACGGAAAGTACGGCGGAACGGAAGTGACCGTAGACGGCAAGGATTACGTGATCCTCAGGGCCGACGACATTCTTGGAATCGTTGAGCCGGCAAAGAAGAAAGCTAAAGCGGGTGCCCGATAA
- a CDS encoding DinB family protein, which translates to MDQSTASEMLRQIIEGVDITAPKSLLRNITKEKAALRMPAFPYSILENLWHADVWQIIWVDKLEGRRQEGIWEKNWRTPHPDEWPDVRASFLANIEKAHAIASAKPFRHKMKSKDAAVKTLVQLAIHDSYHIGQITLIKRVLRKSKT; encoded by the coding sequence ATGGATCAGAGTACAGCCTCAGAGATGCTGCGACAGATCATCGAGGGTGTCGATATCACCGCGCCGAAGTCGCTCCTCCGCAACATCACCAAAGAAAAGGCGGCGTTGCGAATGCCGGCGTTCCCGTATTCAATTCTAGAAAACCTGTGGCACGCCGACGTGTGGCAAATCATCTGGGTCGACAAGCTCGAGGGGCGCAGGCAAGAGGGAATTTGGGAGAAGAACTGGCGCACGCCACATCCAGACGAGTGGCCGGACGTGCGAGCGAGCTTTCTAGCCAACATTGAAAAGGCGCACGCGATCGCGTCTGCCAAGCCGTTCCGGCACAAGATGAAGTCGAAGGACGCCGCCGTCAAGACGCTGGTGCAGTTAGCGATCCACGACTCGTATCACATCGGCCAGATCACGCTGATCAAGCGCGTCTTGCGAAAGTCGAAGACGTGA
- a CDS encoding 16S rRNA (guanine(527)-N(7))-methyltransferase RsmG, translated as MDLQPVIEYCKSIGLPLDDGQISRFEQFGRALYELNRSVNLTRVPEEECPVRHFVESLLVSPLIPSGSTVLDIGSGAGFPAWPLACVRSDIRVTALDGTSKMLLVLRDQPLENLSVVNERAESWGVREEFDIVTGRAVAPLPAQLEISAAPLKVGGLLIPFRTPSERELFRDSDFAKLGLALSKVVDVTLPTTDVVRCFPIYEKTSRTPKRFPRSWAEIRKAPLGG; from the coding sequence ATGGACCTTCAGCCTGTCATTGAATACTGCAAGTCGATCGGCTTGCCGCTTGACGACGGGCAGATATCGCGCTTTGAACAGTTTGGGCGGGCGCTGTACGAGCTGAATCGATCCGTGAATCTCACTCGCGTGCCGGAAGAGGAGTGCCCGGTGCGTCACTTTGTCGAATCCCTGCTCGTCTCGCCGCTGATCCCTAGCGGATCTACAGTTCTCGACATCGGTTCGGGCGCAGGGTTTCCGGCGTGGCCGCTGGCCTGTGTGCGATCCGATATCCGTGTGACTGCGCTTGATGGTACGAGCAAAATGCTGCTCGTTCTACGTGACCAGCCGCTCGAAAACCTGAGTGTCGTCAATGAGCGAGCAGAGAGTTGGGGCGTTCGCGAAGAGTTCGATATCGTCACAGGGCGTGCAGTTGCACCTTTGCCTGCACAGCTGGAGATTTCTGCTGCACCGCTGAAAGTCGGTGGACTTCTGATCCCGTTCAGAACGCCGTCTGAGCGAGAGCTTTTCCGTGATAGCGATTTCGCGAAGCTCGGGCTGGCTCTTTCGAAGGTCGTCGACGTCACGCTTCCGACGACTGACGTCGTGCGATGCTTTCCGATCTATGAAAAGACGAGTCGCACACCGAAGCGATTCCCAAGATCCTGGGCCGAGATTCGCAAGGCTCCCCTGGGCGGCTAG
- a CDS encoding tetratricopeptide repeat protein, with protein sequence MFRRLLALAVLVGLCAVIYFAFKNRDVADRSPAITAAKQEYEELKMKAEEMISGPLEKFKNGVDLLESERSILEESLIDLRRMIELDPNEPSAAVSMAETLRALGRIDDAKAALEQALASNPNYQPAQELLESL encoded by the coding sequence ATGTTCCGTCGGCTCTTGGCTCTTGCGGTTCTCGTCGGTCTTTGCGCTGTGATCTACTTCGCGTTCAAGAACCGTGATGTTGCCGACCGGTCGCCAGCCATTACTGCCGCCAAACAAGAGTACGAGGAGCTCAAGATGAAAGCGGAGGAAATGATTTCCGGCCCTCTTGAGAAGTTCAAAAACGGGGTCGATCTGCTTGAATCCGAACGGAGTATCCTCGAGGAGTCCCTCATCGATCTGCGACGAATGATCGAGCTTGATCCAAACGAGCCGTCAGCAGCCGTCTCGATGGCGGAGACCCTCCGGGCGCTTGGCAGAATCGACGATGCGAAGGCCGCTCTCGAGCAAGCGCTTGCATCCAATCCAAACTATCAGCCTGCTCAAGAATTGCTTGAGTCGCTATAG
- a CDS encoding leucine--tRNA ligase, whose product MRRRYEPDQFEARWRERWRDADLFRTRDEDGRPKFYALDYFPYPSGAGLSVGHCRNYIPTDVLCRMKYMQGFNVLHPMGFDAFGLPAEVEALNRGVHPAPMIDEYAANYKRQMELIGIGFDWSRSFKSSDPQYYRWTQWIFKLLFERGLAYRKDAAVNWCAYDKTVLADEEVVGGLCWRCDNPVEKKNIPQWFFKITEYADRLIDDLDDLDWPEGIKNQQRNWIGRSVGLEFEMSLAVSPAGASATSPSPGSRQVDEGSDPELEALKAEVAAEGATADPAVTEKIEEIKTKLDDKAAEAAAGQAEFERAAAAIGGTLGALEAKLPIKKHSFRVFTTRIDTIFGMTFCVLAPEHPLVNVIIGVTDAEHSAAIYGYCEKAKGLSDIDRQATNREKTGVYTGVDAINPANGKRVPIWIADYVMMGYGTGAIMAVPGHDARDYEFAKKYRLDVVPVIAPVGAEGLSPPWGRAGEGAAADTGETPSLTLPQGGGDTSEEAFESAFSVSLPFSTEDGVMINSGEYTGMTVKDGQKSLSDWIIANGFGEAKTNYKLRDWLISRQRYWGCPIPIIHDKDGEMHAVQDDLLPIELPDVENYEPPDDGTGPLALIPDFVNVTDPDGRLGRRETDTMGGFACSSWYFLRFCDPHNYDEAWSNDAAEHWMPVDCYVGGAEHAVMHLLYARFWTKVLYDAGYVKVKEPFARLMNQGMVLAPTPYRRPREGEQLKVGEDGIQITAEEARQLPEDEVFWRDAKMSKSKGNVVTPEQAVERHGADGLRVFELFVAPFEQSFTWSEEAIQGSTRFLSRVFKLAAELAKHYVSDWHSEIDSVGKDGIIRDVRRATHQLIAGATKDIESFSFNTYIAKLMTHVNTINALLKRATKPSDDEKLALSETLDSMILVLSPAAPHTADEIWSDIGHREFVYEASWPIANEYLAKPEEITIAVQVNGKLRDTITMPADASDEELESSAKASATVQKHLEGKTVRKVIVVPGRLVNIVAD is encoded by the coding sequence ATGCGGAGGCGGTATGAACCTGATCAGTTCGAGGCCCGTTGGCGTGAGCGCTGGCGAGACGCAGACCTCTTTCGCACCCGCGACGAGGACGGCCGCCCGAAGTTCTACGCGCTCGACTACTTCCCTTATCCGAGCGGCGCCGGACTGAGCGTCGGGCACTGTCGCAACTACATCCCGACCGACGTTCTTTGCCGCATGAAGTACATGCAGGGGTTCAACGTGCTGCACCCCATGGGGTTCGACGCGTTCGGCCTGCCCGCCGAGGTCGAAGCGCTCAATAGGGGCGTTCACCCCGCGCCGATGATCGACGAGTACGCCGCTAATTATAAGAGGCAAATGGAACTGATCGGGATCGGCTTCGACTGGTCGCGGTCGTTCAAGTCCTCCGATCCGCAGTACTACAGGTGGACGCAGTGGATTTTCAAGCTGCTGTTCGAGCGCGGTCTCGCTTACCGCAAAGACGCGGCGGTGAACTGGTGCGCATACGATAAGACGGTGCTTGCCGACGAGGAGGTCGTCGGCGGCCTGTGCTGGCGGTGCGACAACCCTGTCGAGAAGAAGAACATCCCGCAGTGGTTCTTCAAGATCACCGAGTACGCCGACCGGCTAATCGATGATCTGGACGATCTCGACTGGCCGGAGGGGATCAAGAATCAGCAGCGCAACTGGATCGGTCGGTCGGTGGGGCTTGAGTTCGAGATGTCATTGGCTGTGTCGCCTGCTGGAGCGTCGGCCACTTCGCCGTCGCCTGGCAGTCGCCAAGTGGACGAAGGGTCAGATCCAGAGCTCGAAGCGCTCAAAGCAGAGGTCGCTGCTGAGGGTGCGACAGCCGATCCTGCCGTCACTGAGAAGATCGAAGAGATCAAGACGAAGCTCGACGACAAGGCTGCTGAAGCTGCTGCGGGACAAGCGGAGTTTGAGCGAGCCGCTGCCGCGATCGGCGGAACGTTGGGTGCGCTCGAAGCCAAATTGCCGATCAAGAAGCACTCCTTCAGAGTTTTTACGACCCGTATCGACACGATCTTCGGCATGACGTTCTGTGTGCTCGCGCCGGAGCACCCTCTAGTAAATGTGATCATAGGGGTCACGGACGCCGAGCACAGTGCGGCGATCTATGGGTACTGCGAGAAGGCGAAAGGGCTCAGCGACATCGACCGGCAGGCGACGAACCGTGAGAAGACCGGCGTCTACACGGGAGTCGACGCCATCAACCCAGCAAACGGGAAGCGCGTGCCGATCTGGATCGCCGACTACGTAATGATGGGCTACGGCACCGGCGCGATCATGGCCGTGCCAGGGCACGACGCGCGCGACTACGAGTTCGCGAAGAAGTACCGGCTCGACGTCGTGCCGGTCATAGCACCTGTTGGCGCGGAGGGACTCTCTCCCCCTTGGGGGAGAGCTGGAGAGGGGGCGGCGGCAGATACCGGTGAAACCCCCTCCCTAACCCTCCCCCAAGGGGGAGGGGACACTTCGGAAGAAGCGTTTGAATCCGCTTTCAGCGTATCCCTTCCGTTCTCCACCGAAGACGGCGTGATGATCAACTCCGGCGAGTACACCGGCATGACCGTCAAAGACGGACAGAAGAGCCTCTCAGACTGGATCATCGCAAACGGCTTTGGCGAGGCAAAGACTAACTACAAGCTCCGTGACTGGCTCATCAGCCGGCAGCGGTACTGGGGCTGCCCGATCCCGATCATCCACGACAAGGACGGCGAGATGCACGCGGTGCAAGACGACCTCTTGCCGATCGAACTTCCGGACGTCGAAAACTACGAGCCGCCCGATGACGGGACCGGCCCGCTCGCGCTCATCCCAGATTTCGTCAACGTCACCGATCCGGACGGTCGGCTGGGTCGCCGCGAGACCGACACGATGGGCGGATTCGCCTGCTCTTCGTGGTACTTCCTTCGCTTCTGCGATCCGCACAACTACGACGAGGCGTGGAGCAACGATGCAGCCGAGCACTGGATGCCGGTGGACTGCTACGTCGGCGGCGCGGAGCACGCTGTGATGCACCTGCTGTACGCCAGGTTTTGGACCAAGGTGCTGTACGACGCGGGGTATGTGAAGGTCAAAGAGCCGTTCGCGCGCCTGATGAACCAAGGCATGGTGCTCGCACCGACTCCGTACCGAAGACCGCGCGAAGGTGAACAGCTGAAGGTCGGCGAAGATGGCATCCAAATAACGGCAGAAGAAGCACGCCAGCTACCAGAGGACGAGGTGTTTTGGCGAGACGCAAAGATGTCCAAGTCAAAGGGGAACGTCGTCACTCCGGAACAAGCGGTCGAGAGACACGGTGCCGATGGCCTCCGAGTGTTCGAACTGTTCGTCGCTCCGTTCGAGCAGTCGTTCACGTGGTCGGAAGAAGCTATTCAAGGCTCGACCCGGTTCCTGTCTCGCGTCTTCAAATTAGCAGCGGAACTAGCGAAACATTACGTCTCGGACTGGCACAGCGAGATCGACTCTGTCGGCAAGGACGGCATCATACGCGATGTGCGACGCGCAACGCACCAGTTGATCGCAGGAGCAACGAAGGACATAGAGTCGTTTAGCTTCAACACCTACATTGCGAAGCTCATGACTCACGTCAATACGATCAACGCCCTTCTTAAACGTGCAACAAAGCCTAGCGACGACGAGAAACTCGCGCTAAGCGAAACTCTGGACAGCATGATCCTCGTGCTGTCGCCCGCCGCGCCGCATACGGCCGACGAAATCTGGAGCGACATAGGACATCGCGAGTTCGTCTACGAGGCTAGCTGGCCGATCGCGAACGAGTACCTCGCGAAGCCAGAAGAAATCACGATTGCGGTGCAAGTAAATGGAAAACTCAGGGACACGATCACGATGCCGGCAGATGCGTCCGACGAGGAGCTCGAAAGCAGCGCCAAGGCATCTGCGACCGTTCAGAAACACCTCGAAGGAAAAACCGTGCGAAAGGTGATCGTTGTGCCCGGACGTCTAGTCAACATCGTGGCGGACTGA
- a CDS encoding RluA family pseudouridine synthase, producing the protein MPLIAEGKERLDRFVARMMPDYSRTRIVRAIKGGEVTVEGEVATMPSLELKTGQVVEVGEIPEPEPLNLEPADIPLDVRYEDDDMLVVNKPRGMASHPAPGLGPTTLVNALLARSHDLSDEGGGFRPGIVHRLDKDTTGLMLVAKNNFAHVALADQIRDRTAGRCYAAVVAGETDKEEFSIDAPIGRHQGIPTLMTVKQTGKPAVTHVRKLCSVEAGWLAACKLETGRTHQIRVHLSVFGWPIRGDVLYAKPPWSKGPLQLHAGLLSFEHPRTKKACEVYVEPPADFIHRDMIGIEGFKQWK; encoded by the coding sequence ATGCCACTGATCGCCGAGGGTAAGGAGCGCTTGGACCGGTTCGTGGCCCGGATGATGCCCGACTACAGCCGGACTCGAATTGTCCGGGCGATCAAGGGCGGGGAAGTGACCGTCGAGGGGGAAGTGGCGACCATGCCCTCGCTCGAGCTGAAGACCGGCCAGGTCGTCGAAGTCGGTGAGATTCCGGAGCCGGAGCCGCTCAACCTGGAGCCGGCCGACATCCCGCTAGACGTGCGGTACGAGGACGACGACATGCTGGTCGTCAACAAGCCTCGCGGTATGGCATCGCACCCTGCGCCGGGGCTCGGGCCGACGACGCTCGTCAACGCTCTGCTCGCTCGCTCTCACGATCTGAGCGATGAAGGAGGTGGGTTTCGGCCAGGTATCGTGCATCGGCTAGACAAGGACACCACAGGCCTGATGCTAGTTGCTAAGAACAACTTTGCGCACGTTGCTTTGGCGGATCAAATCCGGGACCGTACGGCTGGGCGGTGCTATGCGGCGGTCGTTGCAGGCGAGACGGACAAGGAGGAGTTCAGCATCGACGCGCCGATCGGCAGGCATCAAGGGATTCCGACGTTGATGACGGTCAAGCAGACGGGGAAGCCGGCGGTCACGCACGTTAGAAAGTTGTGCAGCGTCGAAGCTGGCTGGCTCGCCGCGTGCAAGCTCGAAACCGGGCGCACGCACCAGATTCGCGTGCATCTGTCGGTGTTCGGCTGGCCCATCAGAGGGGACGTCCTGTACGCAAAGCCGCCGTGGTCGAAGGGGCCGCTGCAGCTTCACGCCGGGCTGCTATCGTTCGAACATCCGCGGACGAAGAAGGCCTGCGAAGTGTACGTCGAGCCGCCGGCAGACTTCATTCATCGTGATATGATCGGAATTGAGGGGTTTAAACAATGGAAATAG
- the radC gene encoding DNA repair protein RadC codes for MEIERDGAIHRVQSRGVGGAGLIDLLAVVLAREPADVAACEADARRLLQRLGPSRLLEISSDDLRDSSGLEPFEALQRLAAIELGRRSSEASSGKAVILDSGEAVAEMFKWLEREKQEHFCAAFLDSKGVLISTRTVHIGTVNMSVVGPREVFRDAIRESAASLIVVHNHPSGDPEPSPEDISVTKRLAEVGKMLDIPLLDHVIIGHDKFVSLQERGHL; via the coding sequence ATGGAAATAGAAAGAGACGGGGCGATCCATCGCGTCCAGAGCCGAGGCGTCGGTGGGGCTGGGCTCATCGATCTCTTGGCCGTTGTCCTAGCTCGCGAACCTGCCGACGTTGCAGCTTGCGAGGCCGACGCCCGTCGCCTGCTCCAACGGTTGGGGCCATCGCGCCTGCTGGAAATCAGCTCCGACGATCTTCGCGATTCATCAGGCCTCGAGCCGTTCGAAGCGCTGCAGCGGTTGGCTGCGATCGAGTTGGGCCGTCGGTCCTCAGAGGCCAGCAGCGGCAAGGCCGTCATCTTGGATTCCGGAGAGGCGGTGGCTGAAATGTTCAAGTGGCTGGAGCGAGAAAAGCAAGAACACTTCTGCGCGGCGTTTCTAGATTCTAAGGGTGTGCTTATCTCCACGCGGACGGTACACATCGGGACGGTCAACATGAGCGTCGTCGGGCCGCGCGAGGTGTTCCGCGACGCGATTCGCGAGAGCGCAGCGAGCTTGATCGTCGTTCATAATCATCCGAGCGGCGATCCGGAGCCGAGCCCGGAGGACATCTCCGTGACGAAGCGCCTGGCCGAGGTCGGCAAGATGCTGGATATCCCGTTGCTGGATCACGTAATCATCGGGCATGATAAGTTCGTCAGCCTGCAGGAGCGAGGACACTTATGA
- a CDS encoding haloacid dehalogenase yields MSFQERWSAIVSSIKPEMDGRHEAREAGLQACRKLIQVSSRCIRHIHRRQFDEAEALLTEARGISKSARASMHPHPEIFYAPYLKDAEKEMVEAAAVLALVRKQPLPSPDDLGVGAVAYLNGMGEAASECRRYVLDEMRMGSLSEAERLLDQMDSIYSELITLDYPDQLTGGLRRTCDALRAVIERTRSDLTMTQVQRELIDELRAAKGD; encoded by the coding sequence ATGAGCTTTCAAGAGCGTTGGAGCGCGATAGTTTCAAGCATCAAACCGGAGATGGACGGAAGGCACGAGGCTCGGGAGGCGGGGCTGCAGGCGTGCCGCAAACTGATCCAGGTTTCGTCGAGGTGCATTCGTCACATCCACCGACGCCAGTTCGACGAAGCAGAGGCCTTGCTGACCGAGGCAAGGGGAATTTCAAAGTCGGCAAGGGCGTCGATGCATCCTCACCCGGAGATCTTTTACGCCCCCTACCTGAAGGACGCCGAGAAGGAGATGGTCGAGGCAGCGGCGGTGCTGGCTCTCGTCCGCAAACAGCCGCTGCCGTCTCCAGATGATCTCGGGGTCGGCGCGGTCGCTTACCTGAACGGCATGGGAGAGGCGGCGAGCGAATGCAGGCGGTACGTGCTGGACGAGATGCGAATGGGCAGCCTCTCAGAGGCAGAGCGGCTCTTGGACCAGATGGACAGCATCTATTCGGAGCTCATCACGTTGGACTACCCCGACCAACTCACTGGCGGATTGAGAAGGACTTGCGACGCTCTTCGCGCTGTGATCGAGCGAACGAGGAGCGACCTGACGATGACGCAGGTGCAGAGAGAGTTGATTGACGAACTGCGCGCGGCGAAGGGCGACTAA
- the rsfS gene encoding ribosome silencing factor, translated as MTAGEKAAKIVEYADDMKAVDIESLDVHEKTSITSYMVVCTGTSDTHANAIIERVREKMREEGVRPSRRDATTGGWLLLDYGDVILHVMLEERRQFYDLETLWSTMRVDPSLQ; from the coding sequence ATGACAGCTGGAGAAAAAGCGGCGAAAATCGTCGAGTACGCGGACGACATGAAGGCAGTGGATATCGAGAGCCTCGACGTACACGAGAAGACCTCGATCACGAGTTACATGGTGGTTTGTACCGGCACCAGCGACACCCATGCAAACGCCATCATCGAGCGCGTCCGAGAGAAGATGCGCGAGGAGGGCGTTCGTCCATCTCGCAGAGATGCGACCACCGGCGGATGGCTCCTGTTGGACTACGGCGACGTGATCCTCCACGTCATGCTTGAGGAGAGGCGGCAGTTCTATGATCTTGAGACCTTATGGAGTACCATGAGAGTCGATCCTTCGCTCCAGTAG
- the nadD gene encoding nicotinate (nicotinamide) nucleotide adenylyltransferase — protein sequence MMKYAVFGGTFDPPHTGHLAIAKAALEALDIDELIWIPAAKNPIKRWSNTSPQSRLAMVLSMVESEPRMSVSDIEITRGGDSFAIDTIKELRKVRPGKYWFVLGSDALSTMTSWKQPEKLLEICRLLVVARFGTELGNVLDQLPKYVQSSIDVVDERIKDISSTMIRDAIPDGSDFDHLVTKEVAKYIEEQQLYRE from the coding sequence ATGATGAAGTACGCTGTCTTCGGAGGCACGTTCGATCCGCCACATACCGGTCACCTGGCGATCGCAAAGGCGGCTCTTGAGGCTCTCGACATCGATGAATTGATCTGGATTCCTGCCGCGAAGAACCCGATCAAGAGGTGGTCGAACACGAGTCCCCAGAGCAGGCTGGCGATGGTGCTGTCGATGGTCGAAAGCGAGCCCAGAATGTCCGTTAGCGACATCGAGATCACTCGCGGCGGCGATAGCTTCGCCATCGACACGATCAAGGAGCTCAGAAAGGTGAGGCCAGGGAAATACTGGTTCGTCCTCGGATCCGACGCCCTTAGCACGATGACGTCTTGGAAGCAGCCGGAAAAGCTCTTGGAGATCTGCCGGCTGCTCGTTGTCGCACGCTTCGGCACGGAGCTAGGGAACGTCCTAGACCAGCTGCCGAAGTACGTACAATCGTCGATAGACGTCGTTGACGAGCGAATCAAAGATATTTCGTCTACGATGATTCGTGACGCAATACCCGACGGGTCGGACTTCGACCATCTCGTGACAAAAGAAGTGGCAAAATACATTGAAGAACAACAGCTCTACAGAGAGTAA
- the obgE gene encoding GTPase ObgE: protein MSQFIDELKLEFESGSGGKGAASFLREKHMPRGGPNGADGGRGGDVVLVADRHLRTLFDLRFRKRYAASAGVKAVGAKSGRNGESITIRVPVGTVMTDEETGEQLVDLSVDGMRYTVCKGGKGGRGNLHFTTSVRQAPKIAQNGAPGEVRIARLELKLIADVGLVGLPNAGKSTLLSSLTAAKPKIADYPFTTITPNLGVLQAGGKSFVMADMPGLIEGASEGHGLGIQFLKHVERTKVLVHVVDCFPIDGSEPVKNFELVTSEIVLYSAEVSERPILIALNKIDVCEREHWEGVLASLKKVSDNEIFPISAVTGKGTQELIFAMLKLVEQAVSEELPSVLSPEFARRRDPSWSVARAYDGCYIVKGDRLTRLVAMTQLDSSESLEYLHRRLQEIGVISKLQELGVEAGDTVKIGEWEFEYRD from the coding sequence TTGAGCCAGTTCATCGACGAGCTCAAACTGGAGTTTGAATCTGGCAGCGGTGGCAAGGGCGCAGCGTCGTTCCTTCGTGAGAAACATATGCCCAGGGGCGGTCCGAATGGCGCAGACGGAGGGCGAGGAGGCGACGTCGTGCTCGTCGCAGACCGACACCTGCGCACGCTCTTCGATCTGCGGTTCAGAAAGAGATACGCGGCAAGTGCAGGCGTGAAAGCAGTCGGTGCGAAGTCGGGCCGCAACGGTGAGTCGATCACGATACGCGTGCCGGTTGGGACTGTCATGACTGACGAGGAGACCGGCGAGCAGCTCGTCGATCTAAGCGTGGACGGGATGCGTTACACAGTCTGCAAGGGCGGTAAGGGCGGTCGAGGCAACTTGCACTTTACGACCAGCGTACGCCAAGCCCCGAAGATCGCGCAGAACGGCGCTCCTGGCGAAGTGCGGATCGCGCGACTTGAGCTGAAGCTCATAGCAGACGTAGGTCTCGTTGGTCTCCCAAACGCCGGCAAGAGCACTCTGCTCAGCAGCCTGACGGCGGCAAAGCCTAAGATCGCCGACTATCCGTTCACGACGATCACGCCCAATCTTGGCGTCCTTCAGGCAGGAGGCAAATCGTTCGTGATGGCAGATATGCCCGGCCTGATCGAAGGCGCAAGCGAGGGGCATGGGCTGGGCATACAGTTTCTGAAGCACGTTGAGAGAACGAAGGTCTTGGTGCACGTCGTCGACTGCTTCCCTATCGACGGCTCAGAACCGGTCAAGAACTTCGAACTCGTCACCTCGGAGATCGTGCTGTACTCGGCAGAAGTATCGGAGCGCCCCATACTGATCGCCCTCAACAAGATCGACGTCTGTGAGCGCGAGCATTGGGAGGGTGTTTTGGCCAGCCTAAAGAAGGTGTCCGACAACGAGATCTTCCCGATCAGCGCAGTCACGGGTAAAGGCACTCAGGAGTTGATTTTCGCGATGCTGAAGCTAGTCGAACAGGCCGTCAGCGAGGAGCTGCCGAGCGTCCTTTCGCCAGAGTTCGCTCGGCGGCGCGATCCGAGCTGGTCTGTAGCTCGTGCATACGACGGCTGTTACATCGTGAAGGGCGACCGGCTGACCAGGTTGGTCGCAATGACGCAGCTGGACAGCTCCGAGTCGCTCGAGTACTTGCACAGGCGCCTGCAGGAGATCGGCGTGATATCCAAATTGCAAGAGTTGGGCGTCGAGGCCGGCGACACTGTAAAGATCGGGGAGTGGGAGTTCGAGTACAGGGACTGA
- the rimM gene encoding 16S rRNA processing protein RimM, giving the protein MSGRSPAEDEETISIGRIVGPFSMEGAVKVNPLTDFLERFEAGRTVLIDSRPYVIQSCSWYRGKGRMKLEGVSTREAAENLKWKYVDVPAKDAPILESDEFLSADLVGLTVVEDGVELGVVDEVVRTPAHDLLRIGATLIPAVKAFIKHVDLERGVIEVSLIPGLRPTDSAQEKVD; this is encoded by the coding sequence ATGAGCGGCCGGAGCCCGGCAGAAGACGAAGAGACGATTTCAATCGGGCGAATAGTTGGACCGTTTTCGATGGAAGGGGCGGTGAAGGTGAACCCGCTCACAGATTTCCTTGAGCGGTTTGAAGCAGGTCGCACGGTATTGATCGATTCTCGCCCCTACGTGATCCAGTCTTGCTCTTGGTACAGGGGGAAGGGGAGGATGAAACTGGAAGGGGTGTCGACGCGCGAGGCGGCTGAGAATCTAAAGTGGAAGTACGTGGATGTTCCGGCCAAAGACGCTCCCATCCTTGAATCAGACGAGTTCTTGTCGGCGGACCTCGTCGGCCTTACCGTTGTCGAGGACGGCGTCGAACTCGGAGTCGTCGACGAGGTCGTTCGCACTCCGGCACATGATCTTCTGCGGATCGGCGCGACGTTGATCCCGGCCGTCAAGGCGTTCATCAAACACGTTGACCTAGAGCGCGGCGTGATCGAAGTGAGCTTGATCCCTGGCCTCCGACCGACCGACTCCGCACAGGAGAAAGTAGATTGA
- a CDS encoding KH domain-containing protein: protein MKNLVETAVQMLVEEPDAVTVEESDDRGTKVFEVRVAPPDVGRVIGKEGRVITCVRQLVGAAGAKEQTRAVVKVITDD, encoded by the coding sequence TTGAAGAACCTCGTAGAGACCGCCGTCCAGATGTTGGTCGAAGAACCGGACGCAGTGACGGTCGAAGAGTCAGACGATCGCGGAACGAAGGTTTTCGAAGTCCGCGTTGCGCCGCCCGACGTCGGAAGGGTCATTGGCAAGGAGGGTCGCGTGATCACGTGCGTGCGGCAGCTTGTTGGCGCAGCCGGTGCAAAAGAGCAGACTCGGGCTGTCGTCAAAGTGATCACAGACGATTAG